In Akkermansia muciniphila ATCC BAA-835, the genomic stretch GAAAGGATGCTTTTCAGCCTGAGTTGGCTTACAAAGGGGGAAGTGGCGGGCAATGACTTGTACGGCTCGTGTTTCCAGTCCGTTTTTTCCTGAAGGGCGCGGAGCAGCAGTTTGGCCGCGTTCAACGGCGTGCTCTGGTTCGGAACGGGGCCCGTGGACGGAGCCTTGTTTCCCGCAGCCTGATCCATATTGATCCGGAAACGGACAGGAGCGCCTTCCGGCGGCTGGCCGCCCCGGGAAAACCCGCAGCAGAGGCAGAGGCAGAAAAGGGAGAGGGGGAGGATGTTCATGACCGCTGGCCGCCACTATGGCATAAACGGCTGCGGGTGTAAATCATTCGTTGGGAATGTTGACGCGGCCGTTGCCGCAGGGCGGACAACCCTGGACTCCGGGGAAAAGCGAACAAAAAGGGGGGAAAGGATGCGTTCCGGAAGAAGAATCCGAAAGCCGGAGGAAAGGGCTTTCCCGCGGCGTTCATGCCTTGAATTTTCGGGAAGAAGGTCTTTTTGCATTTGCCAACAGCGTTTAAGAGAGGTTTACTGATGCGCGTATGTCCGAACACAAGGAAAGAAAGACTCTTGAAGAACGCCAACAGATGTCTGATCTGGAACGGCTGCGCCACTCCTGCGCGCACGTTCTGGCTACGGCCATTTGCCGCCTCTGGCCGGATGCCCAGCTGGCCGGCGGGCCTGCCGTGGATAACGGTTTTTATTACGACGTGGAGCTGGACCACCGCATCAGCACAGAGGATTTTGAACGCATTGAGGAGGAGATGAAAAAAGTGGTGAAGGAAAACCAGGTTTTCCAGAAGGAAGTCATTTCCCGCGCGGATGCCATGAAGATGGCGGAATCCGGGGAGCTGGGCGCCCTGGGCCCCCGCAGCGAGCCTTCCCGCTTCAAGATTGACCTGCTGAACGACATCCCGGAAGACGAGGAGATTTCCCTCTACCGCAACGGGGATTTTACGGACTTGTGCGCCGGTCCCCACGTGGGCCGCACGGGCAACTGCAAGGCATTCAAAATCATGAGCGTGGCGAGCGCCTTCTACAAGGGGGACAAAAACCGCCCCATGCTCCAGCGCATTTACGGCACCTGCTTCCCGAACCGCACCCAGCTTGACGAACACCTGGAACGGCTGGAAGAGGCGCGGCGCCGCGACCACCGCAAACTGGGCCGCGAACTGGGCCTGTTCTGCATTGACGAATCCGTGGGGCAGGGGCTCATCCTCTGGAAGCCCAAGGGGGCTCTCATCCGCCGTTCCCTGCAGGACTTCATCACGGAAGAGCTGGACAAGCTGGGCTACTCCCAGGTGTACACGCCCAACATCGGCAAGCTGGACCTGTACCGCACGTCCGGACACTTCCCGTATTATCAGGAAAGCCAGTACGCGCCCATCCCAGAACGGGACGCCATGGAAAAACTCAGCCAGGAGGGGGCTTCCTGCGCGGAACTGTTCAACGGCCTGGCCACCGGCACCATTGAGGGCTATATGCTCAAGCCGATGAACTGCCCCCACCACATCAAGATTTACGCGAATGACGCCCACTCCTACCGGGACCTTCCCGTGCGGCTGGCGGAATTCGGCACGGTGTACCGTTGGGAACAGAGCGGAGAGCTGGGCGGCATGACGCGCGTGCGCGGTTTCACGCAGGATGACGCCCATATCTTCTGCACGCCGGACCAGCTTGCCGGGGAAATCCGCCAGTGCCTGGGCATCGTGAAAACCATTTTCGGTACGCTGGGCATGACGGACTACCGCGTGCGCCTTTCCATGCGCGACCCGGAAAGCGACAAATACGTGGGTTCTCCGGAAAATTGGGACAAAGCGGAACAGGCTCTGCGGGAAGCTGCGGAATGGCTGGGGGCGGACTACAGCGAGGAAGCTGGGGAAGCCGCCTTCTACGGCCCCAAGATCGACTTCATCGTGCGCGACGCCATCGGCCGCGAATGGCAGCTGGGAACCGTGCAGGTGGACTACAACCTGCCGGAACGCTTTGACCTCCATTACACCGGAGCGGACAACAAGCCGCACCGGCCCGTGATGGTGCACCGCGCCCCCTTCGGCTCCATGGAACGCTTCACGGGGCTTCTGATTGAACACTTTGAAGGCAAATTCCCCACCTGGCTTTCCCCGGAACAGGTGCGCGTGCTTCCCATCTCCGACAAGGTGACGGACGTGGCCGCCGCGCATCGAACCGCCCTGGCCGCCAGAGGCGTGCGCGTCACGGTGGACGAAACGCCGGACAAAATAGGCGCCAAAATCCGCAATGCCCGTCTGGACCGCGTTCCCTACATGCTGGTGCTCGGCCAGCGGGAGGCGGAAGACGGCACCGTCTCCGTCCGCCACCGGGACAAGGGGGATCTGGGCGCGATGCCCTTTGAGCAATTCGCGGACCTCGTAGCCCGGGAAATCGCGGAGCGTCATATTTCTCCCGTGATTTGAGTTGCCAAGTTATTCCTTTTAGTTTAGTAGTATCCGGACGTGCCAACCAAGCCAACGAAGAATAATGACGGAAATCGCCGCCGTGACCGCGGCGATCAGACTCGGATCAATGAACGGATTCGCGCGCCCCGCGTGCGGGTAGTGACTGCCAACGGCGACCAGCTGGGCGTCATGAACACGCGCGACGCGCTGGAAAAAGCCAAGGCTCTGGGTCTGGACCTGGTGGAAGTGGCCGGCAATGCCGATCCGCCCGTATGCCGCGTGGTTGATTACGGCAAGTACAAATACCAGCAGGCCAAGCTCCAGAAAAACAACAAGAGCCGAACCGTCAAGCTTAAGGAAATCAAGCTCCGCATCGGTACGGATACCAATGACTATAATGTGAAAATGGCCCGTACGGAAAGCTTCTTGGACCATGGCCACAAGGTCCGCTTCCAGCTCCGTTTCCGCGGTCGTGAGAACGCCCACCAGGAGCTTGGCTACGACGTCTTCAACAAAGTCATCGCGGATATGAAGACCATGGCGCAGGTGGATCAGGCCCCGCGTTTGGCCGGCAACACCATGCACATGGTGCTCTCCCCGCTCCCCGCCCAGCAGCGCGTGAAGAAATTCACCGCCCACCTGGATAAGGATTTTGATTCCGAAGATTCCGCCTTTGACGCGGAGGATGACGAGTAAGACGGCATTTTTTTCTTTTTCAGGCTTTCCACCCTTATAAGGGTGGAAAGCCTTTTTTACGGGCAGATGATTTTCCATGGCTCTTTTCTATAATGATACTAGGGAATTTTCCCCGGAGGCGCTGGAGGAATTGTTTCTTTCAGTTCAATGGGAATCCGGAAACCATCCGGAACGCTTGGCGAAGGCATTGCGCCATTACGGGGCAGTGTTCTCCGCTTGGGATGGGAGCAGACTGGCGGGGCTGGTAGCCGCCATGGATGACGGAACCATGACGGCTTATGTCCATTATCTGCTGGTGCATCCCTAGGTACCAGGGATGCGGTGTCGGTTCGTGGTTGCTGGGTATGTGCAAAAGACGCTATGCCGGGTATTTGCGCATAGTTCTCACTTCCTGCAGGGAAAAGGTTCCTTTTTACGAAAGGAATGGTTTCTTTCCGGACCGGACGCAGGAGGCTGTGCGTTTGATTCCTCCTACGTTCGGAGAAACCGGGATTGAACAGGAAGAAGGAGAGTAATATCTCAATTTTTCTGGGAAATCCGCTTGCGGAAGGGCTGCATGCGGCACATGGTGGCGGTGCGCCAGAGCCATTCCAAGGGGCCGTACAGGAAATGGCTTAGCCAGAGGCGGCAGGCCCAGGCCTGGAGGAGGAAGACGGCAACGGCTGCGCACAGGCATGGCCACGGCCCCATGTCCTGGGCCAGGCCCAGCCCCCACCCGAAGAAGAGGAAGGTGAAGACCAGCGTCTGGGTGATGTAGCAGGTCAGCGTGCATTTGCCGGCGCTGCTGAGCAGTCTGGCAGGCAGGGGGAGGCCGGGATGGGTGAACAGCAGGACGGCGGCGGAGACGAAAGCCGCGGTATAGGCCAGGTTTTCCCATTGGTGCAGAAGGTGTCCTGCGTCCACTTCCAGCGCGGAGTCCAGCCGGGAGGGGAGTAACAGGCGCGCCGCCAGCAGAGCCAGGAACAGGGTTCCGGAGATTCCCAGCATCCGCAGGAACAGGCGGCGTTTGTCGGGCGCGTCTTCAAAGGTGCGCCATCTGCCCGCCAGCATGCCCAGGATGAAGAGGCCCAGCGTTTGCCAGAGGCGGCCGCTGAGCAGGAAGAAATGCCATTTGCCCGCCTGTCCCTGCGTCAGGTTCCACAGGGCCGCCTGGCCCCAGCTGCCGTGGGCGTACAGGAATTCCCGCGTGGGGCTCGCAGCCGGGGAGGCCGTATGGAACCAGCCGGAGGAGTGGGGCCACCAGTCCGCCAGCCCGGCATGGTTCAGCAGGTCCATGAGCATGACCGGCTGGAGCAGGCACAGGGCGCAGAGGGTGATGAGCAGGGGTGTCCCGCATTTGTAGAGCATGACCAGGGCAAAGCCCAGAATGCCGAAGAGGGTGAGGATGTCCCCGTCATAGAACAGGGTATGCGCCAGCCCCAGCAGGAACAGGAGCGTCAGGCGCCACATGAAGCGTTTCCGGAAGTCGATTCCTTGCTGCTCCCGCCTGTCCAGCTGGATGAAGAAGCTGAGGCCAAACAGGAAGGAGAAGAGCAGGAAGGATTTGCTGACAAAGAGATGTTCATAGGCCCAGTCCGCCGCACTGTTGGCCGCAGCCTGCCATCCTTCCGCCGGGGGCATGGGAAGATAGAGGTTGAAGTGGTCGTGCGTGTGGACGATGACGATGCCCAGCAGGGCCAGGGCCCGGAGGATATCCAGAATGGTGATGCGCGCGGCCGGGGGCGGCGTTCCGGCGGGAGTCCGGGCGGTCATGGCGTCAGCAGGGGCGGGAAAAGGATGGGAGCAGCTCCGCCGCGCGCCTCCTGGCCCATTGGTCCGCTTCCAGAATGGGGGCCAGTTCCCCGCAGGGATCCGCCGGGGTGTGGTCGTCCATGACGGCCTCCACCAGTTTCCAGATGCCGGGGAAAGAGATTTGGCCGTGGATAAAGGCATTTACCGCCGCTTCATTGGCGGCGTTGTAAACGGCTGCCAGGGTGCTGTTGCCGGCTCCGGCCCTGCGCGCCAGGTCCAGGGCGGGGAAGACGTCCGTGCGGGGGGCCTCGAACACCAGCCGGCCGATTTCCGAGAAATTGAGCTGTTTCAGGGAGTTGGGAACGCGGTCCGGCCACGTGACGGCGTACTGGATGGGAAAGCACATGTCCGAGCTGCTCATCTGGGCCAGCACCGTGCCGTCTCGGTATTCCACCATGGAGTGCACGATGCTCTGCGGGTGGACGATGACGTCCACTTTTTCCATGGGGACGTCAAAGAGCCAGCGGGCCTCAATCATTTCCAGCCCTTTATTGAACAGGGTGGCGGAGTCTATGGTGATTTTGCGGCCCATGCTCCAGGTGGGGTGCTTGAGGGCCTGTTCCAGCGTGACGTGTTCCAGATCTTCCCTGTTCCAGGTGCGGAAGGGGCCGCCGGATGCCGTCAGAATCAGGCGGGAGACGGCTTCCGGGCCGCCGTGGCTGCCGTTCAGGCATTGGAAAATGGCGTTGTGCTCGCTGTCCACCGGAAGCACCTGCACACCGGCCCGGCGGGTTTTTTCCATGACAATTTGCCCGGCCATGACCAGGATTTCCTTGCTGGCGATGGCGAGGTCCTTGCCTGCTTCAATGGCGGCCAGAGCGGGTTTGAGCCCGGCGGTTCCCACGATGGAGATTAATACCATGTCCGCCTCCGGGAGCTGCGCCAGGCGGCACAGCCCCTCTTCTCCCGTTTCCACCTGCGCGCCGGGGAGGGAGGCCGCCAGACCGGCAGCTCCGGACGGGTCATAAATGCATACGTTGCGGACGTTGAATTCGCGTGCCTGGCGGGCCAGCGCCTCCACGCTGGTT encodes the following:
- the thrS gene encoding threonine--tRNA ligase, producing the protein MSEHKERKTLEERQQMSDLERLRHSCAHVLATAICRLWPDAQLAGGPAVDNGFYYDVELDHRISTEDFERIEEEMKKVVKENQVFQKEVISRADAMKMAESGELGALGPRSEPSRFKIDLLNDIPEDEEISLYRNGDFTDLCAGPHVGRTGNCKAFKIMSVASAFYKGDKNRPMLQRIYGTCFPNRTQLDEHLERLEEARRRDHRKLGRELGLFCIDESVGQGLILWKPKGALIRRSLQDFITEELDKLGYSQVYTPNIGKLDLYRTSGHFPYYQESQYAPIPERDAMEKLSQEGASCAELFNGLATGTIEGYMLKPMNCPHHIKIYANDAHSYRDLPVRLAEFGTVYRWEQSGELGGMTRVRGFTQDDAHIFCTPDQLAGEIRQCLGIVKTIFGTLGMTDYRVRLSMRDPESDKYVGSPENWDKAEQALREAAEWLGADYSEEAGEAAFYGPKIDFIVRDAIGREWQLGTVQVDYNLPERFDLHYTGADNKPHRPVMVHRAPFGSMERFTGLLIEHFEGKFPTWLSPEQVRVLPISDKVTDVAAAHRTALAARGVRVTVDETPDKIGAKIRNARLDRVPYMLVLGQREAEDGTVSVRHRDKGDLGAMPFEQFADLVAREIAERHISPVI
- the infC gene encoding translation initiation factor IF-3; translation: MPTKPTKNNDGNRRRDRGDQTRINERIRAPRVRVVTANGDQLGVMNTRDALEKAKALGLDLVEVAGNADPPVCRVVDYGKYKYQQAKLQKNNKSRTVKLKEIKLRIGTDTNDYNVKMARTESFLDHGHKVRFQLRFRGRENAHQELGYDVFNKVIADMKTMAQVDQAPRLAGNTMHMVLSPLPAQQRVKKFTAHLDKDFDSEDSAFDAEDDE
- a CDS encoding DUF418 domain-containing protein: MTARTPAGTPPPAARITILDILRALALLGIVIVHTHDHFNLYLPMPPAEGWQAAANSAADWAYEHLFVSKSFLLFSFLFGLSFFIQLDRREQQGIDFRKRFMWRLTLLFLLGLAHTLFYDGDILTLFGILGFALVMLYKCGTPLLITLCALCLLQPVMLMDLLNHAGLADWWPHSSGWFHTASPAASPTREFLYAHGSWGQAALWNLTQGQAGKWHFFLLSGRLWQTLGLFILGMLAGRWRTFEDAPDKRRLFLRMLGISGTLFLALLAARLLLPSRLDSALEVDAGHLLHQWENLAYTAAFVSAAVLLFTHPGLPLPARLLSSAGKCTLTCYITQTLVFTFLFFGWGLGLAQDMGPWPCLCAAVAVFLLQAWACRLWLSHFLYGPLEWLWRTATMCRMQPFRKRISQKN
- a CDS encoding 1-deoxy-D-xylulose-5-phosphate reductoisomerase, which produces MQKRRVVILGSTGSIGTSALKVARDIPDRMEIVGLAAGTSVEALARQAREFNVRNVCIYDPSGAAGLAASLPGAQVETGEEGLCRLAQLPEADMVLISIVGTAGLKPALAAIEAGKDLAIASKEILVMAGQIVMEKTRRAGVQVLPVDSEHNAIFQCLNGSHGGPEAVSRLILTASGGPFRTWNREDLEHVTLEQALKHPTWSMGRKITIDSATLFNKGLEMIEARWLFDVPMEKVDVIVHPQSIVHSMVEYRDGTVLAQMSSSDMCFPIQYAVTWPDRVPNSLKQLNFSEIGRLVFEAPRTDVFPALDLARRAGAGNSTLAAVYNAANEAAVNAFIHGQISFPGIWKLVEAVMDDHTPADPCGELAPILEADQWARRRAAELLPSFSRPC